The Treponema sp. OMZ 790 genome includes the window TGCAAAGAGAAACAATGTCGTTAAAATTATGACTTGTCAATATAAGCGTGGAATGATATGTACTGCAATACTGTTTTAAAAAATCCCGTATAGCATATTGTGTAATAATGTCGAGTCCTATTGTCGGCTCATCAAGAAAAATAAGTTTCGGTTTATGAATGAGGGCTGCTATCAATTCCATCTTCATCCGTTCTCCCAAAGAAAGCCGCCTCACTTGAACATTCAGCTGTTTTTCGACACCGAGTATTTCGATCATCGTGTTAAGCGTTTTTTTATAATCGCCATCTTCAAGTTCGTAAATAGTTTTATTCAATTCAAAAGAATCCACAGCCGGCAAGTCCCACCAAAGCTGACTCTTATTTCCCATCACCATTGAAATTTGACGCAAATATTCTTTTTTCTTTTCAAAAGGATTGAAATTCAATGCGGAAATCTTTCCTTCCGTCGGAAATATTAAACCCGACAGCATTTTAAGCGTCGTAGTTTTTCCTGCACCGTTTAAACCGATTAAACCCGTTATCGAACCTTGATGAATTTGAAAAGAAAGATTTTTAACGGCAGACTTATAAAGTTTTTCCCGCTTAAATATATTTTTAATGCTTCCTTTAAGACCTGCTTCCTTTTTATAATAAGCATAAGTCTTGCAAATATTTTCTGCAACAATACTGTTTGTGTTATTAACTGCCTGATCCGACATAGTGCTTTACTCCCTTTTTAAAAATGAAATTTGATAATATAAAAAAGAAAAAACTCGAAACAAAAGAAACCCCGATGTAGTACCTCGGTAATTTTTCTACGACAAATAAAATCGGAAAATTAAAACAAATAAAAAGCGGAACAACAAATATGAGTATTTTTTGAATCAAGCCGGGATATATCTGCATGGGTTTATTTCCGATTGTAATGAGTTCCGAGCCTATTCCCATAACAATATCCATTCTCATAAACCAAAAAGCTAAGCTCATCAATATAAACATAATCGAATAAATTAAAAAAAAGCCGTTAAGCGAAAGCAAAATATAAAGCGATAATTTTAATGGCGTCATTTCTATGTCGAGTTTGATAAAACAATAAATTAAACCTGCAATATTTATGAAGATATTTTTTATTTGAGGAATATCGAATTCGTTAAACGAAATAGTAAAACGCGGCGGCAATGGCTTTAGTAAGATAAAATCCAAGGTGCCGGTATTTATCATTTCGGGTAATCTTTTTAATCCCGGCACAATCAAAAAAGTAAAAACGGAATCCATAAGTCCGCCTTGAAAGGTAAGCATCAGCATTCGGTACTTATCCCAACCGTTCACCGTTTTTGTGTGAATAAAAATAGTGTTTATAAAAATAAGATACATCAGCATCCATACAAGTTCAAAGGTTCCGCCGCTTATAAAATTGAATTTATATTCCATTAAATTCATAAGGGAACCTTTAAAATATGCTTTCGATATTAAAAAATATTTTTTCATCGCACTCTACTCGTCTAAAATTTATAACGAATACTATCACAAGAGAGCGACAGCTATATGTCGTAATTGGATAAAAAATAAAGAAAAAAGCCGGCTTTTTATAAAATTTTATTATCTTATGAAAGGTTTTACCATATTTTTATACAACTTATACGTCATAAGGTAATACAGAAAAAAAACTGCAAGGTATAAAACTACTTGCGGAACAAGCGTTTGAGCGATAAATACATAATAATTGCCGTAATAGTAAGTATTGTTTATTATAAGCATATTTATTCCTATCCCTGCCGGTAATGCAAGGCTTACGGGAAACACAAAGAAAAAATATATTTGCTTTTTTATTAAAGTGCCTATATCTTTTTGCTCCATTCCCAGTTTGCTTAGCACCCCGCAGCGGTATGTATTAATCCCGGCTTCCGCCATCGCCGAACTTGCCAAAACGGAACCGGTCGCAGTTAAAAGAATAATGCCTATATAAAACGAAACCATTATAAAAGCGGCCGCCGTTACTTTATACTGCCGTATACTTTGATACCTTGTTGTAAATTCTTTGTCGGGAACTTCGATAATCCGTCCGTTTTTTTCGATTCTGTGTACCGGCCGTCCCAGTTCGCGGCATATTTCGACCAAGGTATTTTGCAGCGCATCTTCGCTGTCGGAAGGTTTTAAATTCCAGAAGTGTTTTCTTTGCTTAGGGATTACATTCGGTATTTCGCTGTCGGCAACGACAATACAAAGGCGTGAATCCATTGCCCGTATGGGAAGCACGATCACTTCCTTAGGTCTGTACAATTTATCAAAAATGGGATAGGACTTATCTTCAAGATGAGGCTTTTCATCGTATGTAAGCATATCGACATTTAAAATAAATTGCTCCGGCTCAAGACTCACCGCATCCATACCGTGCATACGGCGTACTTGATTATATACGGATAAGGAGGTAACTCTCTGCGGTATAGGAGATTCTTCACCCGTAAAGGCATACCATATTTCGGTGTGTGTATCGTAATATTCGGAAATAACGGCTTCACTTACAATGCCTATTTTTGCATCCAAAA containing:
- a CDS encoding ATP-binding cassette domain-containing protein; its protein translation is MSDQAVNNTNSIVAENICKTYAYYKKEAGLKGSIKNIFKREKLYKSAVKNLSFQIHQGSITGLIGLNGAGKTTTLKMLSGLIFPTEGKISALNFNPFEKKKEYLRQISMVMGNKSQLWWDLPAVDSFELNKTIYELEDGDYKKTLNTMIEILGVEKQLNVQVRRLSLGERMKMELIAALIHKPKLIFLDEPTIGLDIITQYAIRDFLKQYCSTYHSTLILTSHNFNDIVSLCNELILINNGEKIYSDSFVHFKNEFLNKKYFILKLKFPNAEKIIKILHEREGLFAEKRGEDTVKISADASDSLGILKSISNDFIEELSDITIENISMEDVIRKLYTAAG
- a CDS encoding ABC transporter permease encodes the protein MKKYFLISKAYFKGSLMNLMEYKFNFISGGTFELVWMLMYLIFINTIFIHTKTVNGWDKYRMLMLTFQGGLMDSVFTFLIVPGLKRLPEMINTGTLDFILLKPLPPRFTISFNEFDIPQIKNIFINIAGLIYCFIKLDIEMTPLKLSLYILLSLNGFFLIYSIMFILMSLAFWFMRMDIVMGIGSELITIGNKPMQIYPGLIQKILIFVVPLFICFNFPILFVVEKLPRYYIGVSFVSSFFFFILSNFIFKKGVKHYVGSGS